GGAGTGTAGGATAAACCTACGTCATCAAAACCAGAACAAAGAATATTACGTCGTTCCTCATAAAATACTTTTAATTCCTGATAGTAAGAATCTGGTGTTTTCTCTAAGGCACAGACTCCGGCTAATTGAATCGGATAAAAAACATTGGAATCAATTTTCGATTTATAGAGCTTCACCGGGTTAACTAAGCTTTCGCTACCTACTATCGCTCCCAATCTCCAACCAGCCATGTTGTATGTTTTTGAAAAAGTAAAATATTCAATACCAGCCATCTCGGGGGTAAGTGATTCCAAATAACTAGGAGCCGTTAAACCGTCAAATGTGATTTCTGAATAAGCTAAATCACTAATAACAATAAGGTTTTCCTTTTTACTTAATAAAGCAAGCTTTTGGTAAAAACTACTGGTTACCATCCGGCCGGTTGGGTTACAGGGATAGCTTACAATAATAATTTTTGGCTGGAATAAAAGAACTTTCTTTTCAATCTCTTCAAAAACAAATTCTTCATCAAAATCACTTTTATATGAAAGCAAACGTGCTCCAGCGAATAGAGCACCATCAAAATACGTCGGATATCCTGGATCGGGAACTAATACCCCATCACCCGGATTTACCAATGCTAATAAAGAATTAGCGATGGCTTCTTTTACGCCGATTGTTACCAATACATTTCGATCCGGGTCAATAGTCACCCGAAATCTTTTTTTGTACCAGTGGGCTATTGACTCTCTCAATTCACTACATCCGTGAGGAGGGGGATACGAATGAAATTGGGGCTTACTCACCTGATCTTGTAATTCATGGATAATCCAAGCAGGAGTTGGACGATTAGGGGCTCCGATGCTTAGATCAATTAATGACCGGTTGCTTTTTATCAGCATTTTTTGTTTTAAATTATGAATAAAAGTAAATACATTTGGTTCATATATGCCTAATCGTGATGAACCATAGCTAGGTTTCATTTCTGCAACCTCCTCTCTAACCGTTGCGAAAAATAAATTAATGGGTAACAAACAATTGCAAAATATATTGATACTATTCCAAATGCAGTAAACGGATCCAAGGTAATTTGCATTATTTGTCTTGAAGTTCGAACAATTTCAACTACACCAACCAAAGAAACAATTGAGGTATCTTTTATAGTTAAAACTATTTGTCCTATCATGGATGGCAGAGATATTTTTATCATTTGAGGCAATATAATAAAACGCAGTTTTTGAAAATAAGTCAGTCCAAGTGCATCGGCAGCTTCGAATTGGCCTTTATCTATGGCCATTAAACCACCTCTGAATATTTCTGATAAATAAGCGGTAGCAGACATAGATAAAACAACAATTCCACTCGCAATAGCATCCAGCTGAATACCCATATAGGGAAGGGCAAAATATACTGCAAAAACAATAATTAAAAAAGGAGCCCCTCTCATGATTTCAACAAATGCCATTACAATAAAATTTAAAACCGGTATACGATGAAAACGAATCAAGGCAAAAAGTAAACCAAATACAACCCCGATTAATAATACCCAGGGAAGAAATTCCAAATTCCTAATAAAAGCTCCGCCTAATCTTATTAATTGTTCCGTTATTGTGATCTGTTCCACGGTTTTATCCTCTTACCATCTTCTGTCCCTTGGTAGAAACAAAATTACTTAATAAACGCAATAACACAAAAATCATAAAGTAAATTAGAGTAGGAATACCAAAAGACTCCATTGGCCGATAAGTTTGAGATGCAACTTTTCTTGAAATATAGGTTATTTCAGGAACAATAACCACAGCAGCTAGACTGGTATCTTTTATGAGATAGGAAAACTGGCTTATCAATGGAGGAAGTGCTACCTGAAAAGCTTGAGGTAGTACAATAATTTTCATAGTTTGAAACCAAGAAAGGCCTAAAGCTTTGGCGGCTTCGTGCTGTCCTTTGTCAACTGAATTTAATCCCCCCCGAACTATCTCGGTTATATAGGCGGCACAGTTTATTGATAAGGCAATAACTGCACTTTGGAAGCTTTGCAGCTTAATGCCGATAATTGGTAAACCAAAATGAATAAAATATAGTTGCACTAGAAGAGGAGTAGACCGGATAAAACCTGTATATACTCCAATAATAATCTTCACTACCTTATTATTTAATGTCAACAATATTCCTAAAATGGTCCCAATTATTAAAGCAATTATCCCGCCCAGTACCGAAATTTTAATTGTTTCTACTAAACCACTTAAAAACATTGGCATTACGCGGGCAATAAGACGAGTATCGATTAGTATAAGAACCACCACCTATAATATTTTACTTAGAAAGGCCTTGGTCCTCTCGTGTTTTGGATTTCGAAAAAATTCATCCTTATCGGATATCTCCACAATATTCCCCTGGTCAATAAAAGAAATTTTATTAGCCGCTTCTCGGGCAAATCCCATTTCATGAGACACAATCATCATGGTCATACCACTTAAAGCTAATTGTTTCATGACTTCTAATACTTCTTTGATCATTTCTGGATCGAGCGCAGAGGTAGGTTCATCGAACAACATCAGTTTTGGCTCCATCGCCAAAGCTCGAGCAATGGCTACTCTTTGCTTTTGTCCTCCAGAAAGTTGCTCCGGATAAGCATCAATCTTGTCCAATATGCCTACTTTATTCAAAAGCTCTTTAGACAACTCAATGGCCTTCTCTTTGGGAACCTTTTTTACATTAACCGGTGCCATATAAGTGTTTTCCAGAACGGTTAGATGAGGAAACAAGTTAAAATGTTGAAAAACCATACCGGTTGATTTTCTTATAAATCGAAGGTTGGCACGATTTTCCTTAATGCTTTTGTCGAAAACTAATATTTCACCTTCTTGAAAGTTTTCTAATAGATTTATACACCGAAGCAACGTACTTTTTCCAGCACCACTTGGTCCGCAAAGGACAAGGACATCGCCTTCGCATACTTCCAAATTAATATCCTTCAAAACATGGTGTTTCCCAAACCACTTATTGAGTTTATTAATCTCAATTATTTTTTTCATGTTCTAAAATACCCCTTATCTTGAATAGAAAAAAAATATGGGGAGCAATTTTAATTGCTCCCCCCATAATAAACTAATCAATCCAAGAAGGTTCCCATTTTTTCCCAAACCATTTTTCATACAACTGACCGTAGTCTCCCATTAGCTTGACGTTTAACAGGTAATTATTCACCCATTCAACTAATCGATCAGTTTCCGACCCTTGTCTAAAGGTTAACCCATAAGTATCTGCTCGTACCAATCCTTTGAGAAATTTAATATCAGACTCGGCTTTAACAATATCCATACATACAATCTCGTCATCCATAACTGCATCAACACGGCCATTCTTTAGGTCAGTGAGATATTCCGATCGGTTATCGTATAGCGATGCTTTGGCTTTCATATTTTTTTCGATAAAATCAGCATGTACTGAACCCATGGTGGTGCCGATGGTTATATCAGGAGAATCTAATTCTTCCCAAGATTCGAGTTTGGAATCTTTTCTGGCAACACAAGAAATACCGGTTAAAAAGTATTGATTTGAGAAACGAATAGTTTTCATTCTTTCTAATGTCATTGACATATTAGCAGCAATCATATCTACTTTGCCAGAAAGAAGAGATGGGATAAGGCTTTCCCATTGATAGTCAACCCACTTAATTTTTACTCCCAATTTTTGACCCATCAATTCCATCAATTCAACAGTGAATCCTGTTGGGTTACCATCTTTATCACGAAATTGCATCGGAATTGCTGTCATGTCAGTTGCTATTACCAATTCACCTTTTTCAAGAATCTTTCCAAACAGGTCATCCGCAGCTAATACAGCTTGGGCCGACATTGCCAATATACCTAAACAAAGTACAATTATTAGTATATTTCTTCTCATCTCTATACCTCCTCCGAAAATGAGTACCTATTATTTAACAGCGAATATACTAATATTCACCTCCTTTTCTACTTTTTAATCTTTTTTCAATACTTAAGAAATGCTCTTTAATAGCATCTCGAGCTTTTTCTACATTTCTATCAGCAATATGTTCAACAATTTTTTTATGACTCAGATAATCTCCTTGCAAATCTGTTTCTTTTCCAATACTTTGATCGCTTATTAAATTCATAACTTTCCAAAATACATAAATTAATTTCAACAAAACTTTGTTTTCCACACCTTCATATAAAGTCATATGAAATTTCTCGTCTAAGTCGGTTATCTTAATACCTCGA
This sequence is a window from Candidatus Atribacteria bacterium ADurb.Bin276. Protein-coding genes within it:
- the alaC gene encoding Glutamate-pyruvate aminotransferase AlaC, producing the protein MKPSYGSSRLGIYEPNVFTFIHNLKQKMLIKSNRSLIDLSIGAPNRPTPAWIIHELQDQVSKPQFHSYPPPHGCSELRESIAHWYKKRFRVTIDPDRNVLVTIGVKEAIANSLLALVNPGDGVLVPDPGYPTYFDGALFAGARLLSYKSDFDEEFVFEEIEKKVLLFQPKIIIVSYPCNPTGRMVTSSFYQKLALLSKKENLIVISDLAYSEITFDGLTAPSYLESLTPEMAGIEYFTFSKTYNMAGWRLGAIVGSESLVNPVKLYKSKIDSNVFYPIQLAGVCALEKTPDSYYQELKVFYEERRNILCSGFDDVGLSYTPAQGAIYIWLKTPKDMDSFEFTKELFINTGILVVPGNGYSMEGGDYVRVGLVQEAPLLIEAVQRLKEWLK
- the yecS_2 gene encoding Inner membrane amino-acid ABC transporter permease protein YecS, which translates into the protein MEQITITEQLIRLGGAFIRNLEFLPWVLLIGVVFGLLFALIRFHRIPVLNFIVMAFVEIMRGAPFLIIVFAVYFALPYMGIQLDAIASGIVVLSMSATAYLSEIFRGGLMAIDKGQFEAADALGLTYFQKLRFIILPQMIKISLPSMIGQIVLTIKDTSIVSLVGVVEIVRTSRQIMQITLDPFTAFGIVSIYFAIVCYPLIYFSQRLERRLQK
- the yecS_3 gene encoding Inner membrane amino-acid ABC transporter permease protein YecS, with the protein product MVVLILIDTRLIARVMPMFLSGLVETIKISVLGGIIALIIGTILGILLTLNNKVVKIIIGVYTGFIRSTPLLVQLYFIHFGLPIIGIKLQSFQSAVIALSINCAAYITEIVRGGLNSVDKGQHEAAKALGLSWFQTMKIIVLPQAFQVALPPLISQFSYLIKDTSLAAVVIVPEITYISRKVASQTYRPMESFGIPTLIYFMIFVLLRLLSNFVSTKGQKMVRG
- the glnQ_2 gene encoding Glutamine transport ATP-binding protein GlnQ, which translates into the protein MKKIIEINKLNKWFGKHHVLKDINLEVCEGDVLVLCGPSGAGKSTLLRCINLLENFQEGEILVFDKSIKENRANLRFIRKSTGMVFQHFNLFPHLTVLENTYMAPVNVKKVPKEKAIELSKELLNKVGILDKIDAYPEQLSGGQKQRVAIARALAMEPKLMLFDEPTSALDPEMIKEVLEVMKQLALSGMTMMIVSHEMGFAREAANKISFIDQGNIVEISDKDEFFRNPKHERTKAFLSKIL
- the fliY_2 gene encoding Cystine-binding periplasmic protein precursor, whose translation is MRRNILIIVLCLGILAMSAQAVLAADDLFGKILEKGELVIATDMTAIPMQFRDKDGNPTGFTVELMELMGQKLGVKIKWVDYQWESLIPSLLSGKVDMIAANMSMTLERMKTIRFSNQYFLTGISCVARKDSKLESWEELDSPDITIGTTMGSVHADFIEKNMKAKASLYDNRSEYLTDLKNGRVDAVMDDEIVCMDIVKAESDIKFLKGLVRADTYGLTFRQGSETDRLVEWVNNYLLNVKLMGDYGQLYEKWFGKKWEPSWID